In one window of Nitrospirota bacterium DNA:
- the cysC gene encoding adenylyl-sulfate kinase, protein MKNNNNIVWHHAVITPIHRENRNGHKGIVLWFTGLSGAGKSTLAHYVEERLFKMGCHTFVFDGDNVRHGLCSDLGFSPEDRSENIRRIGEMVKLFTEAGIIALTAFISPFIVDRERVRALTGSERFIEIFCDSSIAVCESRDTKGLYAKARRGEIKGFTGISSPYEPPVNPELYLKTDVTSLEDCVDDVIKYLKDKKFITHKP, encoded by the coding sequence ATGAAAAATAACAACAACATAGTCTGGCACCATGCAGTTATCACCCCTATCCACAGGGAGAACAGGAACGGACACAAGGGAATAGTCCTCTGGTTTACAGGCCTGTCAGGCGCCGGAAAATCTACTCTTGCTCATTATGTTGAAGAGAGGCTCTTTAAGATGGGCTGTCATACCTTTGTCTTTGACGGTGATAATGTAAGGCACGGCCTCTGCTCTGACCTGGGATTTTCTCCTGAAGACCGCAGTGAGAACATAAGGCGTATCGGAGAGATGGTGAAGCTTTTTACAGAGGCAGGCATAATCGCATTGACCGCCTTCATCTCCCCATTCATTGTGGACAGGGAGCGTGTGAGGGCCCTTACAGGTTCAGAGAGGTTCATAGAGATATTCTGTGACAGCAGCATTGCTGTCTGTGAGAGCCGCGACACAAAAGGCCTCTATGCAAAGGCAAGGAGGGGTGAGATTAAAGGATTTACAGGCATTTCATCTCCCTACGAACCACCAGTAAATCCGGAGCTTTATCTAAAGACAGACGTAACATCATTAGAAGATTGCGTTGATGACGTCATAAAATATCTTAAAGACAAAAAATTCATTACACATAAACCGTGA